The Streptomyces collinus DNA segment CCTTCAGCAGTTCCGCGGACGCTTTCGCGGCGCCCTCGGTCACCGGCTCGACCTTGACGCGGGAGAGCGCCCACTGCAGACGGGGCATGTTCACACGCGCATGACTGACTTCCACGATGGTGTTGGCGCCGATGACGAAATCGGCGCCCATGGCGTGGAGAACCTGGAGCATCGCCAGGATCTTGCGATCCTGGGCGATCCAGGCGGAGAGCCCCTGAGAGTCCAGGACAACCGTCTCGACGTGCTCCATCACGCCGCACTCGCCGATCCGCCGGCATCCGCAGTGCCGAAGATCCTGGAGCGGGCCTCGGCCAGCTCCTCCTCGGTGAACGCCCCGTGCTCCTCCTGGTGACGCATCAGGTCGGCGCCAAGCAACTGATGCCGCAGCTGGCGTGCCACCGCCTCGGCGACATAGCCGGAGACGTTGTCGGTGAGCTTCCTGAGTTCGGCGACCTGGTCTGTCGGCAGTGTCACCGTGATGCGCGTCGTGTCCGCCATGCTCCGAGCATACCGCGGTATGCACACTCCGCGTCCGTGCTGCCACCAGCCCCTCAGCCCAGCGTCTCCTCCAGCAGCCCCGCCCACTGGGCCACCACCCGTTCCCGGCGGGCCGCGTCGTCCGTGAGGAGGTTGGCGAGGCCCAGGCCGCGGGCCATGTCGAGGAGGCCCTGGACGGTTTCGCGGACGCCGGGGAGGGATTCGTCGGCGGCGAGGAGGTCGACGGCTATGCGGTGGGTCTCGCGGCCGACGCGGGATTCGAGTTCGGTGACGCGGGGCCGCAGCTGTTCCTCGTTGGAGGCGGCGACCCAGAGGTGGAGGGCGGCGCGGAACAGCGGCCCGGTGTAGAGGTCGACTAGGGCGGCGACGACGGCGTGACGGTCGCCTGCCGCGCCCTCGGGGAACAGGGCGCGCAGGGCCGTGGAGCGTTCCTCGGCGACGTATTCGACGGCCGCCGTGAAGAGGTCCTCGCGGGTCGGGAAGTGGTGCTGGGCGGCGCCGCGGGAGACGCCGGCGCGTTCGGCGACGACGGAGACGGTGGAGCCCGCCCAGCCGTGTTCGGCGAGGCAGGACACGGCGGCTTCGAGGAGCCGCTGCCGGGTGGCCCGGCTGCGGTCCTGCTTGGGGACTCTCTCCGCACGGTCGGCCGTGCTCACACCACCCATGCCGGATCCCGTCGTTCGAGGAAGGCCGTCATCCCCTCGCGGGCCTGCGGGGAGGAGAAGAGCCGGGCCGAGAGCGCGGTCAGGGCGTCCGCGTCCCGGTCGAAGGCTTCCAGCACCCTAGCCGTGAGCAGCCGTTTCGTCTCGGCCAGGGCGTCGGGGGCGGATCTGCGCAGTCCGTCGAGGATGGGGTCGAGGGCCTTGTCGACATCGCTGTCACAGGTCGTGAGCAGGCCCGTTGCCACCGCCTCCGGGGCACCGAAGCGTTCGCCGGTGAGGTAGTAGCGGGCCAGTGCGCGGGGGTCGGCGCGGGGCAGGAGCGGGAGGGAGATGACCGCGGGGGCGACCCCGATGCGGACCTCCGTGAAGGCGAAGGTGGCGTCCGTGGAGGCGGCGGCGATG contains these protein-coding regions:
- a CDS encoding DNA-binding protein; its protein translation is MMEHVETVVLDSQGLSAWIAQDRKILAMLQVLHAMGADFVIGANTIVEVSHARVNMPRLQWALSRVKVEPVTEGAAKASAELLKAAGLHGHKCAIDATVAEVALRQPSPVAVLTSDVDDMARLCGDRVRLIGI
- a CDS encoding type II toxin-antitoxin system CcdA family antitoxin → MADTTRITVTLPTDQVAELRKLTDNVSGYVAEAVARQLRHQLLGADLMRHQEEHGAFTEEELAEARSRIFGTADAGGSASAA
- a CDS encoding TetR/AcrR family transcriptional regulator, coding for MGGVSTADRAERVPKQDRSRATRQRLLEAAVSCLAEHGWAGSTVSVVAERAGVSRGAAQHHFPTREDLFTAAVEYVAEERSTALRALFPEGAAGDRHAVVAALVDLYTGPLFRAALHLWVAASNEEQLRPRVTELESRVGRETHRIAVDLLAADESLPGVRETVQGLLDMARGLGLANLLTDDAARRERVVAQWAGLLEETLG
- a CDS encoding enoyl-CoA hydratase family protein, producing the protein MTLIARTRARAVQTLSLDSPRNRNALSAALVGELADALTDAGKDAGVRAIVLTHTGNTFSAGADLKDPPPPEALVALLRQIIELPKPVVARVTGHVRAGGLGLLAACDIAAASTDATFAFTEVRIGVAPAVISLPLLPRADPRALARYYLTGERFGAPEAVATGLLTTCDSDVDKALDPILDGLRRSAPDALAETKRLLTARVLEAFDRDADALTALSARLFSSPQAREGMTAFLERRDPAWVV